TATTATAAGAAATGTAATTgtttccttcaacaaaaaaaaaaaagacattgcaattgcataatatatgcaggacTGGGTTTGAACTTCGGATATCCAACAAGGGTgaatttctaacaattaggttacttgacaaaaaaaatattgattgttttttaaatattacgtattacaattttttttttgacaaaagatcaccaatattttttttggagcaAAATATCACGAATAattacttttaataaaaatcttgtcaaaaaaaaaattacttttaataaaaataaaagttaatataaaaaaaatcttagcctatatatgttataatatattaaaacaaaaaacaaatcgTTTGTCGCAAtattaatttgaaaagaaatCAGGATATGAGAAATCATATAAGCAAAAGATATATTGACTGGTCCCCAACTTAGCCTAATTGATAGGGACGTTGCATAATAACTCACTTCTAGGGCTGGAGTCAGAAAATATTCTTGAGGGGATCGGGAAGAAATAACGAGgcaacaaatatattttgtcaagtagtctaatgaCTAAAGctcacataatttaattgtggagaagttgagtatccggggttcgaaccccaaccctaCATATAAAATGCGATAttcctaccaattgagttaagctcacggggataacgaggcatcaaatataataatgcataattTGCTCTCTCATACCTTGCTCGTTCCACACTTATGTAGAATAATATGAAAGACCAATGTAATAGTTTCATCAAAGCAAACAAATGTTTTGGGCCCTTAGATATCGAAGTCTTAGTGCATTATTGGTGTTACATTTGGTTTTCCGAAATCTTGGTAAACCATTGTGATTTCGACAACTCAATGTGATATTAAACATGCAATCTGTAGCGATGATGTAAGGCCTGTcattttgttttgtgaaataTTATGAGAATATGCCTATAATGTTTAGATTTGagaagaggagtgttatttgaacaatcatttggttgataacttttgggacaactataatttacaaagaaaaagttggtATTTGCACGAagaccaaaacaatagagagataaagtaaaaagtaatgtgagtatgagagagaaagttgtcacaaaagttatcataaaatggatgttcaaatatcatttctctttaagaattaagttaaactataattttatttatgttttttttaattgacaaaattattttatttaagttgaaagctatattttaaatttaaataaagtgAAACACCATACAAGTGATATTTTTTCTACACTAAAAGCTAGACTTCTAGCTATCGATATATAGAAGTAAGATGTGCAAGGAAGAATAGAAGAACATCTTTAGTGCTCATGACCAGGTCTATCATTCCTCTCTTTGTAAAATTGTGAGAATAAtgtattcaattcaattatataTACTAACGTTACTTTAAAATATGTGATCATCCATTGGATACATCCTTTATATTTTgagaattttcttttattgacATCTAAGACAAATACTTTATGAACACAATAGGTTGGGGTGGCAAACACCCACTACACCATTTATCCTTTTTAACAACAATCGAAAAATGTTGCCAGAACTAAGGAAAACGTCCCCTAAAGGTATAAGGGACGTTTTCCGGGCGTCTCCTATACGAGCGTCGCCTATAGTCTATGGGGACGTTTTTTCATGTTCTTTGGGCACAGTTTTTGAAAACGTCTCCTACACCTTAGGAATAGGGGACGATTGTTTTGGGATTCTGAGGGGACGTTTTTAAATGTCCCCATAGGTTGCTTCAATTAATAATCGTCCCCTAAAATTTGATTCTTTAAGAAATCATAAAAACGTCCCCATAGCTTACAGGCAACATTTTTATAgtgtccttgtaaaattttaaaattttccaattattttagaaatgtaACCATAGCTTAAAGGCAATATTAGAATTGTCAATTATAACTCAAACAAATCGAATTTAACAATACAACCACAAAAGAAgtaatataataacataattCAAACATTAATTCAAGACATAATAGTAATCAAAATGTCAAACATTACTTGATAAGTTTAATGCTTCGCAGTATAAGCCtagcaaaataacaaaactaaaGTTCGGACAAGTTTAGTGGGTTATCTATAATCCAAAATGTGGCTTAACTACAATCCAAAAGAAAACACCATCCAACTCGATCATTCAAGTTTATCTTGTAATTCATCAGCCAAATCGTCCACTTCAAATTCATCACCGATGTCATTCTCTTGAATTTCATCATCTAGGTCATCCTCTTGAAATTCATCATCTATATCATCCTcctcaaattcatcatctatATCATCCTCCTGAAATTCATCACTTAAGTTGTCCTCAAGAAATTCGTCCTCAAGAAATTCATCATCTACGTCTTCCTCCTCATCTATGTCATCCTGTACAGCATCTTCATTGATAACTTGCTGCATAAGAACAAAATACATCAACCATAGAAAACTTGTTTTACTATTTTCCCTTCCTTATTCTATCATTACAAGCTCATTTTTAAGTTTCTGCAACTTATGCCATGTTATGCAACAGAGAAAGAAACACAAAATgcagaaaaataaatcacaagttTGCACAAACACCACAAATtgcataaacaaaatttatgcaTAAAATTCTGCAACACAATCAAAATCCGACTTTGGACATGCATTTTAAACAATTCAGccaaacaacataatcataagTTCGCACAGCTCTAATTTAGACCCAACATACGCAAGTTAACAATTTCAGACACTTGCCTACATTCCAAGTGATGTCATTACTAACAACTTTTTGCATATATTAACAAGGAAAATATAactagtttaattcaattacaataacataatcaacaatatttctatatatgGTTACCTTTTCGGGACATGGAGTATGAATTGAAGTAGAGGAATGCATTTGTGCTCCACTATCCTTTGGGGAGCTGTTAGCATCTCCATGAGATAATCCTAGCAAATGTTCTATTGAGGCCATATTTAATTGAGGATTGCATTGTTGTATGACGGTCTTAAACGCATTTTGCAATCTATCAATCTGATCTTGAAATTCATGCCTCAAAATAGATACCTCTTGACTATGTGCTTGTTTCAAAGCATTAATCTCAACCTTTCGCTTTAAGGAAGTTTTAGTTACTGTTCTCCCATAACAACGTAACCTTCCGGGACGCTCCTTTCCCATAACAGCTTTAAAAGCTTCAGTATCACTTCCTTTCTTTTCAACCATTTCTTGAAGTTGGGGACtagcataaaaaaattcaagaaaacattaactaatattataaacaatgttTGCCAACAATATTAAGTAAACACAATTTAACGTAACtgtaattttttacatacaaaTACTTTTCCAGTTTCTTCATCCAATTGTTTTCCTCTACTTCCTTTTCGAGTTTCAAAAAACATTTCTGATTGAGTGGGctctcttttttccttttcacgCTGCacgaatcaaaataaaacatcCCATGAATTAAAATGGCTCTCGTAGAAACCAgacatgaattaaaaaaatgctCAAAGAAACCAATCATCCAAGGAATACTTTAGTTGAGCGCGAAATTTACCAGTTTTTCACGAGTCAGAGAGAAGTTTTGGGGACCCATTCGATGCAGCCACTTCAGCTGAGCTCTATTTCTAGCGTTACTTTCAGCCAATGCCTGCATTTAAGTTTTACagaattattataataaatctTACTTGATTATGACATACATAGAAAGGTGCAAAATTATGCacatgcattaaaaaaaatattaatcttaCTTGTATAGGCTCCTTACTCCAGAATTCACAAAGCGCCCTAAAATGAGCTATTGGCACCTTTGGAGGACGATGTTTAAGTCTTTCGGTCATGTTGGGATACTTTAGAAAATGATGTTGCTTAATCTTGTACTTGTATCTTCTCCATGCATCTCTAACAGTAGTCTCAACCCAATCTCGTGCTTCAACCGACAAGATAAACTTCcgctaaaaaaaagtataagagAACACAAGATCAATAAATTAAAGACTataataattatacattcaaattCATAGATACACCCACATACATTAGCATATCTCCATACacggtttttatttttttccggcATTCCTGACCAGTTGGTATATTTTAGAGGACAAAATGTTGAGTTCCTAGCCAATGTTCCCAGGAAGAGGCTCAAGTCAGATACTACTTTTTTAGTGGGACCGATAGGCTGATCAACATCATTATAGGTCACTTCTACTCGCTCTTCAAAAGTTCTTGCATGAATCTTTTTGCACAAAGTTCTCCCACGAGTTTTTCTTTGAGATATTCCTACAATTTTATAAAGTAATTAACATGACAAAACAATATCACATGTTGGTTACCAATATATAAAGAATACATGAAATCATTATTATGAAATACAAAACTAATTACcttgttcttcttctctatttgtgttttcctcttcttcattgACTACCGGTTCTCTCGAATCTTCCACTCTATTTTTGCCAGACAGTGGCTGATTTTTACTAGAGCTAGGGTGAAAGTTGCTTCCCGGTTTTTCTCCATTGTTTGACTTGGTTGCTTCCATCTCTTTTGACTTGTGAAGTTCCACATAATCATGAATCAACATTGATGGGCATGTAGGCACCCTCTTTGCCTTTTTAGAGCATTCAGTTTTTGACATCATTGTGTCCAAAGATATATTAGGTTTATCAGGTTTCGCTATTTTGGAAGGAATAAGTAACTTCCTTGCAACTGTTTTATCCACCTTTtgaattttctctctattgttgtctAGTAGATTCTCATGAGTTCTTTTTTTCAGCATTCCTAGTTTCAATGTAATTTCTCATCAAAAGAATGTCATATAAAGAATAAGAAAATTTAAAGTAATGCAAAGATATCAATTACCTTGAGCAAAATTCTTCTTAGCTTGTGGTTGCAAAATCCTAGGCCTCTCTGTTTGCTTTGTAGCAACCTCTAGAACTCTATTTTTTGCATGTAGTTTCTCATTCAGTCCATTGATTGTAGCTTTCCCATTAGTTCTTCTCTTTTGTGTTTCTAAATTTAGTCTAAAGAtattagaaataatttaagggAAAAATACATTTAACTCCCTTTAGATTTCACTAAAAGACACTCAGAAAAAATGCAGCATATATACAATAGTCCGCAAAACTCAGCAGAAATGTGGTTCAcgacagtcagcaactgccgaCCAAAccataaaacacataaaaaaacacaacatatgTTGAGGTATGACAAGCATAAAGAAGAAGTATAGAGGAGTAGACATTTCAGAGGAAAATCACCAGAAGTAATATACATAACTCAAATAACAAAACTTACGTTGTACAACTTCTTTGTCACCATGTTCATAATCTTTCATTGCTTGAGGTTGTGAGAGTTTGactttcttaattttctttgtGATTGCATCTTTGTCCAAATCGCCACCAACCTTTTGAACTCTTTCTTGCTGAGTTCCTTTGCTTTTTGGTGTTTCTAAATTTagtcaaaattcatcaaaagatATTagcaataatttaaaataatatacataACTCAAATGACAAAACTTACGTTGTACAACTTCTTTGTTACGATGTGCACCATCTTTCATTGCTTGAGGTTGCGAGAGTTTGgctttcttcaatttctttgtCATTGCATCTTTCTCCAAATTACCGTCAACCTTTTGAACTTGTTCTTGCTGAGTTCCTTTTTTTGGTGTTTCTAAATTTTgtgaaaattcataaaaaaaaatattaggaaCAAATATATATGAAGGAAATCCAAAACATAGATGTTACatatgtaattttataaaatcataatcatGAGACAAGAAAAGATTTACCGTCTACAACTTCTATAATCCCTTGAGGCATTTCTCTATTGTTTCCCTGCAGCCTCTCATgcaacttttcaattttttcttgctTAATTTGATGTTGAAACATCTTTTTCAACTCAACGCTTGATCTAGCTTGAAAAGGTAAATCAAATCCTTCAGCAGGACTTTGAGTAGTAGGCCTACGCGAACCACCAGCTTTCACACTTCTTACATTCTCCATTATGTCCAACAATGATGAACTacaaccatttaaaaaaaattgatgaactaCAAAGGGggaaaattacataattataCAATACAATCAATGTTCAAAGaggattttttcttttgagttgTCAAATATATTAGGCAAAACAACCCGCACAAGACGTAACAGTTGCGCTgcttgaaacaaaacaaaattacaatggGTTGGGCTACATATAAGCAGAAGCCACTAGGAAACAAATACAACACAAAAGGAACAATGATATTAGGCCAACTAAACCAAACAACACCAAGACCACACCAACCCAGTTTAAATGTCCTAAAAAAAAGCTCCCAAAAATTAGTCCAGCTACCACTAACCCCACCACTTAAAAGACACTGTAAACACTGCCTAATCAGTACTAgaatcatcagaatcatcagTGGTTTCATCGTCACTTTCAAGACTCGTGTCACTGTGATCACTTTCAATTGCTTTTTGCTTGTGGAGTTCTGACAAAGGCATTTCAAAGATATCATCTGGTACATCTTTTCTAACAAAATCCACTTCAAAATCATCCTTTAAAATATCAAGATTTGTTGGAATATCATATTCTTGGCCATCTGAACTCAAACATTCTCCCATGTCAAATGATTCCCTTGGAAGTGCTGTCAAAACATAGTGTTTGTTCTTGTTAAAAGGATCTTCAATATAGAAGCACTGCTGAACTTGAGATGCCAACACAAATGGATCATTTTTGTAGCATTTTTTGTTAAAGTAAACACATGGGGATCCATATTTATCCTTTTCAGCCACAAACCAATCACATTTGAACAACACATATTTTTCATGATCATAATAATCTAACTCTATGATATCTTTTATTGCCCCATAGTAAGTCACACAAATATTTTTGGGATTTTCATCCTTTGCATTTCTAAGAACTTGAGTCACCGCTTCTAATGTCACACCACTATTTTGTGTTTTAAGCCTCGCTTCACGTTGTGTTGTATGAAATCTGTATCCATTAATAACATAACCAGAATACCTTTTAACAACCTCATTTGGCCCCCTAGACAACACCTTTAACCATTCGGTTACTTCCTCATCCATGACACGTGTTTCAAACCATTGAATAAAATCTTCTCTTTGATTGATAGCTTTGCTggactttcttttgtttttaggaATATGAACATTAACCTCATGCtctctacaaaataaataactaatttttcaatacaacagaaaaataaaacttattgtGACAATGAAATGATGCAGGAAGTAGATGATTGTACCTAATATATTCCTGCACTTCATCACAATTGAATAAAATGTAGCCATGGGCCTGGTTTAGATCCTTATGATCAAAACAAACTAGTTTCTTTCCCCCAATTGGATGACCTATGCTTGGAGTATCATCGCTATTTCGTGTCATTCTATTCATCCCTGTGTCAACAGCACTAGACAAATATCTTGAACAAAATGTTAGACCTTCTTTAGCCACGTATGCTTCAGCGATAGAACCCTCTGGATACCTCCTATTCCGAacaaaagactttaaatcaccCAAATATCTCTCCATGTAATACATCCATCGAAACTGAACTGGCCCACCTAATCTGACCTCATTTGCAAGGTGAATTGGTAAGTGAACCATTATGTCAAAGAAACTTGGAGGGAAAATACGCTCGAATTGACAAAGTGTTTCAGCAATTTCTACTTCCAAGCGTTCCAAAGTTTTCACATCTATAACCTTTTGGCATAAACAACGAAAAAATGAACAAAGCTGAAGCAAAGGAATAACAACTTGATTAGGGCCTATCCCTCTTATTGCTACTTGCAACAAGTAATGCAATATAATATGAGCATCATGACTCTTGTACCCAGAAACTTTTCCTTCATTAACTTGAACACATCGAGAAATATTAGAAGCAAGGCCATCAGGAAGTTTTACTGTCTTtaaaacaccacaaaaaacaGATTTCTCATGCTTTGTTAGGGAGAAACATGCTTTAGGGATTTGAGTTTTCTTACCATCACTCGTTGCTTTCAAGTGGAGCTTTTTTCTAATCCCCATGTGTTGCAAGTCCAAACGAGCTTTTGCATGGTCCTTTTTCTTCCCTTCAATCTCCAAGAGAGTCCCGATTATATTATCACAAATGTTCTTTTCTATATGCATAACATCTAAATTATGGCGCAAAGAATTGTCCTTCCAATATGGTAATTGCCAAAAGATAGACTTTTTCTTCCAAGGACCAagcctttttttcttttttttcttccccaaTGGACCAagcctttttttctttttttccttttccaaCATGTCAGGGATCTTTTttaagtcttttaaaatcttttttgaaTCTAACAAAGAAGGTGCAGACCTATATTCTGGCTTTCCATCAAAAGAAGTTGAATTTGATCTCCATACATGATTTGAATCCAAAAAGACTCGATGACCCATATAACACATCTTTCGACTATGTTTTAAGTATCTTGAAGAAGTTTTATGATTACAAGCGGGGCAAGCCAACTTCCCTTTTGTACTCCAACCAGATAGCATAGCATATGCAGGGTAGTCATTCACAGTCCACATAAGAGCTGCATGCATTTGAAATGTTTCATTTTTGGAAATATCATACGTTTCTACAC
Above is a genomic segment from Medicago truncatula cultivar Jemalong A17 chromosome 5, MtrunA17r5.0-ANR, whole genome shotgun sequence containing:
- the LOC120580721 gene encoding uncharacterized protein isoform X2 yields the protein MPEKNKNRRKFILSVEARDWVETTVRDAWRRYKYKIKQHHFLKYPNMTERLKHRPPKVPIAHFRALCEFWSKEPIQALAESNARNRAQLKWLHRMGPQNFSLTREKLREKEKREPTQSEMFFETRKGSRGKQLDEETGKVFSPTSRNG
- the LOC112421868 gene encoding uncharacterized protein, translating into MIKKDWVALPPHSQSYKDGVNYFLDIAFTKGMVEEEEILCPCAVCCNDSWETRDVVFDHLCSKGFVKGYVEWIYHGEDESLMDLDGDSHDETSSHDDINGLLFETFKDVADGGRVHEGLNEDAKKFYKLVDDANQELYPGCESFSSLSFTIRIYLLKCLHGWSNASFTALLELLKEAMPDLNIPVSFNKTKSMIKDLGLDYKKIDACPKNCMLFWKEHEKDDSCHICGASRWIEYPEVANEPDEIKKAHKVPAKVLRHFPLIPRLKRLFMCSKTADTLRWHSDKRSRDGKLRHPADAKAWKDFDAKHSDFARETRNIRLGLASDGFNPFRTMSLSHSTWPVVLTIYNYPPNLCLKAENCLMSLIIPGPKSPGNAIDVYLQPLIEELKILWNVGVETYDISKNETFQMHAALMWTVNDYPAYAMLSGWSTKGKLACPACNHKTSSRYLKHSRKMCYMGHRVFLDSNHVWRSNSTSFDGKPEYRSAPSLLDSKKILKDLKKIPDMLEKEKKKKRLGPLGKKKKKKRLGPWKKKSIFWQLPYWKDNSLRHNLDVMHIEKNICDNIIGTLLEIEGKKKDHAKARLDLQHMGIRKKLHLKATSDGKKTQIPKACFSLTKHEKSVFCGVLKTVKLPDGLASNISRCVQVNEGKVSGYKSHDAHIILHYLLQVAIRGIGPNQVVIPLLQLCSFFRCLCQKVIDVKTLERLEVEIAETLCQFERIFPPSFFDIMVHLPIHLANEVRLGGPVQFRWMYYMERYLGDLKSFVRNRRYPEGSIAEAYVAKEGLTFCSRYLSSAVDTGMNRMTRNSDDTPSIGHPIGGKKLVCFDHKDLNQAHGYILFNCDEVQEYIREHEVNVHIPKNKRKSSKAINQREDFIQWFETRVMDEEVTEWLKVLSRGPNEVVKRYSGYVINGYRFHTTQREARLKTQNSGVTLEAVTQVLRNAKDENPKNICVTYYGAIKDIIELDYYDHEKYVLFKCDWFVAEKDKYGSPCVYFNKKCYKNDPFVLASQVQQCFYIEDPFNKNKHYVLTALPRESFDMGECLSSDGQEYDIPTNLDILKDDFEVDFVRKDVPDDIFEMPLSELHKQKAIESDHSDTSLESDDETTDDSDDSSTD
- the LOC120580721 gene encoding uncharacterized protein isoform X1, which produces MPEKNKNRVWRYANRKFILSVEARDWVETTVRDAWRRYKYKIKQHHFLKYPNMTERLKHRPPKVPIAHFRALCEFWSKEPIQALAESNARNRAQLKWLHRMGPQNFSLTREKLREKEKREPTQSEMFFETRKGSRGKQLDEETGKVFSPTSRNG
- the LOC112422067 gene encoding uncharacterized protein, whose protein sequence is MENVRSVKAGGSRRPTTQSPAEGFDLPFQARSSVELKKMFQHQIKQEKIEKLHERLQGNNREMPQGIIEVVDETPKKGTQQEQVQKVDGNLEKDAMTKKLKKAKLSQPQAMKDGAHRNKEVVQQTPKSKGTQQERVQKVGGDLDKDAITKKIKKVKLSQPQAMKDYEHGDKEVVQQTQKRRTNGKATINGLNEKLHAKNRVLEVATKQTERPRILQPQAKKNFAQGMLKKRTHENLLDNNREKIQKVDKTVARKLLIPSKIAKPDKPNISLDTMMSKTECSKKAKRVPTCPSMLIHDYVELHKSKEMEATKSNNGEKPGSNFHPSSSKNQPLSGKNRVEDSREPVVNEEEENTNREEEQGN